In a genomic window of Shouchella clausii:
- a CDS encoding GerAB/ArcD/ProY family transporter, translating to METNKRLGKTQLFWFYVQSQIGIGILSLPYSLYKEAQTDGWISLLMSAVLVQIALLGLWFLHKRFPNDHLFSICEKTLGVFAGKVLTLIYIVYFVYTAALVLKNFTQLIVIWILIKTPEPVFMGLIIATCLPLLLSTLDQKARMFVLAAPLILLIPIVMIGGFFHNADFLNLLPIGVAKPSGLMKGTLAASFAINGYIVMSLIFPYVKATAAEKIKVVSLAHWVVTFIYLVVVLACYMTFSAGEMKLLPEPFLYLIKSFSFPIVERIDLIFLCLWSVIVITTYAIYIYCGVIGTMTLFRSQRYHLFVILALLSTFLVNLMPDSIFQVRKMITRTDEFGTTMNFVIPLLMLLIAVVFKRRSKV from the coding sequence ATGGAAACAAATAAGCGTTTAGGGAAAACACAGTTGTTTTGGTTTTATGTGCAATCACAAATTGGAATCGGCATTCTCTCATTGCCATACTCTCTTTACAAGGAAGCGCAAACAGACGGTTGGATTTCTTTGCTTATGTCGGCTGTTTTAGTGCAAATCGCACTTTTGGGCTTATGGTTCCTGCATAAACGCTTCCCCAATGACCATTTATTTTCAATTTGTGAAAAAACATTGGGCGTTTTTGCCGGAAAAGTCCTAACCCTTATATACATTGTTTATTTTGTTTACACTGCAGCGCTTGTGTTGAAAAACTTCACTCAACTCATTGTTATTTGGATTTTAATAAAAACGCCTGAGCCTGTTTTTATGGGGCTTATCATCGCTACATGTTTGCCCCTTTTATTAAGCACACTCGATCAAAAGGCGCGGATGTTTGTCTTGGCTGCTCCGCTCATTCTTCTCATTCCAATCGTCATGATTGGTGGTTTTTTTCATAATGCCGATTTTTTAAATTTACTGCCGATCGGTGTAGCTAAACCGAGCGGGCTTATGAAAGGGACGTTGGCTGCTTCTTTTGCCATTAATGGCTATATTGTCATGAGCTTGATTTTTCCATACGTAAAAGCGACTGCCGCCGAAAAAATAAAAGTTGTTTCACTGGCACATTGGGTAGTCACATTTATTTATCTAGTTGTTGTCCTTGCCTGTTACATGACATTTAGCGCTGGGGAAATGAAGCTATTGCCGGAACCATTTCTCTATTTGATCAAGTCGTTTTCTTTCCCGATTGTGGAGCGGATCGATTTAATTTTTCTATGCCTTTGGTCGGTTATTGTTATTACGACTTATGCGATTTACATTTATTGTGGTGTGATCGGTACGATGACACTCTTCCGCTCACAGCGTTACCATTTGTTTGTCATCCTAGCTTTGCTCAGCACCTTTCTAGTGAACCTCATGCCTGACAGCATTTTCCAAGTAAGAAAAATGATAACGAGAACAGACGAATTTGGTACAACAATGAACTTTGTCATCCCTTTGCTTATGCTTCTAATTGCTGTCGTTTTTAAAAGG
- a CDS encoding spore germination protein, giving the protein MSELKQIKNKFTAAMHGTDDLVFREFTYQGLHGFVLFLNSLVDEKWLEDILFKQLNQAPASKRSLQEALASASYEKKATIAECVPLLYKGQAAIVFYERGPSFFMVDAALSINRGIEEPTNERALQGTHEGFVESLLVNLHLVRRQAPTEALIVRKKKVGKTIKKDVAIVYMHDRASATVLAEVMKKLEAIDQDLTISPGVINELLQNSKRSIFPQNLYSERPDVVVGNIAEGRIAVLIEGNPTAMILPVSFFSFLQAVDDYNFHFFLGSFLRSVRLLALFIAIFVPSLYISLVAFHFEIIPQPLIISVKSSLQNIPYPPLVEALIMEVTIELIREAGVRLPAPIGQTIGIVGGLVIGEAVVNAGLVSNMMIIVVAITAIASYVIPNTEMSSVVRLIRFPLMLASAAFGLIGVILSFFAILMHLVKLDSFGTPYLLPLAPFSLKGVKDGLLRFPHWLIQRHTRYASPYSKRTSRKGG; this is encoded by the coding sequence ATGAGCGAACTAAAACAGATTAAAAACAAATTTACAGCGGCTATGCATGGTACAGATGATCTTGTTTTTCGCGAGTTCACCTACCAAGGCTTGCATGGGTTTGTCTTGTTTTTAAATTCATTAGTTGATGAAAAATGGCTCGAGGACATACTTTTCAAGCAACTGAATCAGGCTCCTGCCTCAAAGCGGTCTCTCCAAGAAGCACTCGCTTCTGCTTCCTATGAAAAAAAAGCGACCATTGCCGAATGCGTGCCTCTTCTTTATAAAGGGCAAGCTGCAATCGTTTTCTATGAACGGGGCCCGTCTTTTTTTATGGTAGATGCAGCCCTATCGATAAATCGTGGCATAGAGGAACCGACAAATGAGCGCGCCCTCCAGGGAACACATGAGGGCTTTGTCGAAAGCCTTCTAGTCAACCTTCATCTTGTCCGCAGGCAAGCACCTACGGAAGCACTGATTGTCCGTAAAAAAAAGGTAGGAAAAACGATAAAAAAGGACGTCGCCATTGTCTATATGCACGACAGAGCTTCTGCTACTGTATTAGCAGAAGTTATGAAAAAACTAGAAGCGATCGACCAGGACTTAACGATTTCTCCTGGCGTTATAAACGAACTGCTTCAAAACTCAAAACGGTCAATTTTTCCACAAAATCTTTATTCTGAACGACCAGATGTTGTCGTTGGAAATATCGCCGAAGGACGAATTGCGGTTTTAATAGAAGGCAATCCAACTGCTATGATTCTGCCTGTTTCCTTTTTTAGTTTTTTGCAGGCAGTCGATGACTACAATTTCCATTTTTTTTTGGGTAGCTTTTTGCGCTCCGTTCGCTTGCTGGCGCTTTTCATTGCCATTTTTGTGCCATCCTTGTATATTTCTTTAGTTGCGTTTCATTTTGAAATCATTCCTCAACCGCTGATCATTTCCGTCAAAAGCTCATTGCAAAACATTCCATATCCGCCGCTCGTTGAAGCGCTAATTATGGAAGTCACGATCGAGCTAATTCGTGAAGCAGGTGTGAGGCTGCCAGCGCCGATTGGTCAAACGATCGGCATTGTCGGTGGACTTGTCATAGGCGAAGCCGTTGTCAATGCCGGACTTGTGTCCAATATGATGATTATTGTTGTCGCTATTACCGCGATCGCTTCCTATGTCATTCCGAACACGGAGATGAGTTCAGTCGTTCGCCTCATTCGCTTCCCGCTCATGCTCGCTAGTGCCGCATTTGGTTTGATTGGCGTCATATTGTCTTTCTTCGCCATTCTCATGCATCTTGTCAAGCTTGATTCATTCGGGACACCTTACCTTTTGCCGCTTGCCCCTTTTAGTCTCAAAGGCGTCAAAGATGGTTTGCTGCGATTCCCCCATTGGTTAATCCAACGGCATACCCGTTATGCATCTCCCTATTCGAAACGGACGTCGCGAAAGGGGGGATGA